The window CGTTGCGGGCTACGTCTTCTCATCTGCGTTGATTATTCGCGCATTTTTGTACATTTTTGGTAACTCTCAGGAGAGAGTCTGGGATATTCTGCCGATCACACCACGCAACATCAAGAATCTCTTCGGCACTATCCTGCGCTACGCGTACATCACCGATAAACATGACGTTCGGTTAGGTCATAATGTAATTGCAGGACTGACCTACCTTTTCACCTTCGTCGTCGCTATCTTAATGGTAGTCAGTGGTTTCTACATGCTGTTCCCTGAAGCTCCTTTCTGGCAGGGGATGGGACTCGCTATATTTGGTAGCCAGCAGTGGGGCCGTTATATCCATCATATCGCTATGTGGTGGTTCATGATTTTCGCTCTTATCCATGTCTACCTCTGTATCTGGAATGACGTGAAAGAGCCTGAGGGTATCATTTCCTCTATCTTTACCGGTGACAAGTTCGTACACAAATAAGCAGGAACATAAAGGGCTCGAAATCCTCATCCGCGGCACAGTCCAGGGTGTCGGATTTCGACCCTTTGTCTACAACTTAGCCTCTCGTCTTGGCATCCACGGTACTGTAAGTAATACCAGTGATGGCGTCCATATACGGGCGTACGCCAACGACGACGGGCTATTTTCTTTTCTTGAAGGGTTGAAAACAGAGGCTCCGCCTCTTGCCCGCATCACTTCAATTGACGAGAAACCTCTGGTCGAACCTATCGATCCGGCCCATGAGGATTCTTTTACCATCCTCGCCTCGGTTGCAGGCGACTCTGCCAAGACAGCAATACCACCAGATATAGCTATCTGTGATGACTGTATCCGGGAACTGCTCACCCCCGGTGACCATCGCTTCCACTACCCTTTTATCAATTGCACCAACTGTGGGCCACGCTTAACCATCGTGGAATCGATTCCCTATGACCGGCCTAAAACCTCGATGAAGGTTTTTCCCATGTGCCCGGTGTGCCTGGAACAGTACCAGGACCCCACCGATCGTCGCTTTCATGCCCAGCCCAACGCCTGTGCCCATTGCGGACCAGAACTTTTCTGGCATGCCAAGGACGGTACCAGACGTATCTGCGACTCCCCCCTGGCCGAGGCCGCAACCGCACTTTCCCATGATATGGTGGTGGCTATGCGCGGTCTCGGTGGTTTTCACCTGGTTGTAAACGGTCACTCCCAACTGGCCGTGGCAAAGCTCAGGGAGAGGAAAAATCGCCCGCATAAGCCGCTGGCAGTCATGATGCCTGATCTTGAAACGGTCAGGAAATATTGTGTTGTTGATGATAAAGAGCAGGATCTGCTCACTTCCGGCGCACGACCTATTGTACTGCTTAAAAAGAGAGACAGCTTCTCTCTGCCGTCAGATCTTGCTCCGGAGATGAATGAATTAGGCGTGATGCTGCCCTATACACCCTTTCAATATCTTCTCTTTCAGCAAAAGGAATGTCCTGATGTCCTGGTTATGACTTCAGGCAATGCCAGCGGCGCTCCGATCTGTACCGCCAACGACGATGCGCTCAAGCGACTGGCCCCGATCTCAGACAGGTTCCTGCTGCACAACCGTGACATCGTTACCCGTGTTGACGACTCAGTTGCCCGTGTTACCAATCATCGACCGCAGATTTACCGCCGGGCGAGGGGCTACGTTCCTACCCCACTCGAC of the Desulfosediminicola ganghwensis genome contains:
- the cybH gene encoding Ni/Fe-hydrogenase, b-type cytochrome subunit, which gives rise to MATYEKKQAWSILLRMFHWMYALSIVALCITGFYINTPWTNTMIEGSASWPMAWMRFTHFVAGYVFSSALIIRAFLYIFGNSQERVWDILPITPRNIKNLFGTILRYAYITDKHDVRLGHNVIAGLTYLFTFVVAILMVVSGFYMLFPEAPFWQGMGLAIFGSQQWGRYIHHIAMWWFMIFALIHVYLCIWNDVKEPEGIISSIFTGDKFVHK
- the hypF gene encoding carbamoyltransferase HypF, which encodes MTSSYTNKQEHKGLEILIRGTVQGVGFRPFVYNLASRLGIHGTVSNTSDGVHIRAYANDDGLFSFLEGLKTEAPPLARITSIDEKPLVEPIDPAHEDSFTILASVAGDSAKTAIPPDIAICDDCIRELLTPGDHRFHYPFINCTNCGPRLTIVESIPYDRPKTSMKVFPMCPVCLEQYQDPTDRRFHAQPNACAHCGPELFWHAKDGTRRICDSPLAEAATALSHDMVVAMRGLGGFHLVVNGHSQLAVAKLRERKNRPHKPLAVMMPDLETVRKYCVVDDKEQDLLTSGARPIVLLKKRDSFSLPSDLAPEMNELGVMLPYTPFQYLLFQQKECPDVLVMTSGNASGAPICTANDDALKRLAPISDRFLLHNRDIVTRVDDSVARVTNHRPQIYRRARGYVPTPLDIPWKLPAGIGCGGGLKSTFALSEEKTVYLSQHIGDLFNLESFDFYSESVEHLKKVFQIEPEIVVCDLHPDYMSSHYGAELSKKKDLPLYQVQHHHAHAVAVMAEHGLEGQTLAVVLDGTGYGPDNTIWGGEILLADLTGYQRLAHLQYLHQPGGDAAAHEPWRMGLSALFQMRGGEPCAPNELPKGLHPIPSGQVKIINTMLEKDFNTPTTSSCGRLFDAMAAILGVRHTISYEGQAAIELEALARTAATNTWYHQIPDFQRLAGNPPLCKKGEKWEICSSEFVTLALQAQAQGLSRAGIALQFHLQLISCICELVERLSVTTAVRNVVLAGGCMQNSLLLEGLQRKLTAKKFAVFTGENVPINDGGISLGQIITGGLQHVSRNTHEGCQG